A window of Chrysoperla carnea chromosome 3, inChrCarn1.1, whole genome shotgun sequence genomic DNA:
AACCTTGTAAACTTATTAATGACATCGAACTCGATTTATGCGGTTGTGTCAACTAAGAATAGTACCTATTTGTTCACATAAGCGCTGCCCAGCGAAACTGAGCTTGCATTTTAGTTGGTATATTACTTCAAAAGTACGTAGAGGAGCTATTCAATACCGAATTCGAtccacataaataaatttaaaaagtttagtcATCTTTTCCTCGAtttggtagtttttttttttgcttaactgatttttatgaaatattatttaaaaattttgaattaccgCTTTTTTGATAATCAGATAAACTctgccaactggcgataataattcgtactaatcaaaacaggaagtggacccgttctcagtagttccaatttagactaccaggctacttatcatttatttaataacgaaTGCAtgcaataatatttgaattttaatgtaaatatcaaATAGTGATGAAACGAATGTTGTATTTTGTACATTCTCGAACTTCAGTTTGTTTTGATTCGAGGTTAATTTGCTGTAATTGCATTTATCTGGCGATCAAATTTAACTGATTAAAAAGTAttcgaatgcgaatgttaaaaaatattcgcGAATAAGAATGTGAAAATTCGTCACATCACTAAATTATAGGCCGCTCAAAATAATCGTCAAATGGGCGAAAATCAAGTCCACGCAAAACCATTATTTTGAGCGGcctattatgaaaataatgaatgCACACTGTTTTACGAAGTAACCTTTTAGGGACGAATCGGTGGGGGAGCTACATGGCACCATGCAGGTTTAGTAGGAGCTTACAAGCCTAGTTTAGCACAAGTAAAATTAGCACAATCTAGTATTGAATTGTACAAAACATTAGAAGCACAGGGCTTTTCAACTGGTTGGAAACAATGTGGCAGTTTAAATATTGCCAGATCCAAAGATCGTATGACAGTATTTAGACGAATGAAAGCACAAGCAATGTGAGCGTACAAATTGTTCcaatcaatataattatattgatcaatcaaaaatcaattttaattaattgtggcCTTCATTTTATGATCACTATAGTGCTTGGAATATAGACTGTGAATTAGTAACGCCAGAACGATGTCATGAGCTCTGTCCAATTATTAAAGTTGACGATATTGAAGGTGCGTTATGGATTCCTGGAGATGGTGTTGGAGATCCCTATAAAATATGTGTTACGTTAATTAAACAAGCGAAAATGAAaggtttgttataatattttaattaatatacacaattgataactgggagttgtaACTCGCAACTGGCggtaataattcgtactaattaaaatcagaaaaagATCCGACTCGCTTCGCTCGCCTAACAAttcatcaataatatttaattgataagaTTTCCATGATTTTTCAGATGtaaaagtaattgaaaattgtgctGTAACACGTATTATTCAGGAGAACGATGAAGTAGTTGGTGTAGAAACTGAAAAGGGGACAATAAAATgtgattattttgtaaattgtgcGGGTTTTTGGGCCCGTGAAGTTGGTCAATTAACTGAACCTTACGTTAAAGTGCCTTTACATGCTTGTGagcattattatttacatacaaaACCAATTCCAAAATTAAATCCAATGACCCCAGTGGTCAGAGATTTAGatggttatatttattttcgtgAAAATCATGGACGATTATTAGCTGGCGGCTATGAACCAAATGCTAAGCCAGCATTTGAAGATGGTTCCATTCAAGgtttgtttcatttaaattaataatcaatactAGCTTGACCCGTGAGGAATTGCATCATTGAAGAAATATTcagctgaatttttttattttattcctaaaaatatttctgccaggataaactctgacacacctagtccatattgtaccgcgtaagtgcagttttactgtcacgggctcccTGCTTATTTGGAACGTTTTTTTGAacgatttgtttttatttgcagTCTCTGAAACGGATCGTTATTTACCCGAAGATTGGGATCATTTTCATATTCTGTTAGAACAACTATTAAAACGTATTCCACTCTTGGGAAATGCGGTCTTAGAACGTTTATGTAACGGCGCTGAAGCATTCAGTCCTGACTGTAAGTGGATTGTTGGTGAAAGTCCTGAAATCAGGAACTATCTAGTGGCAGCAGGAATGAAAGCAGTTGGAATTTCAGCAGCAGGCGGTGTTGGCCGAGCGACGGctgatattataataaatggtTATACAAATTACGATATGTATGAATTAGATATATCGAGATTTTTGGGTCTTCATAATAATAGGAAATTTTTACGGGATCGAGTTAAAGAGGTTCCAAGCATTCACTATGGATTACCGTATCCATTACATGAATTTGAAACGGGTAGAAATCTACGTATGTCACCGATATATCCAGCATTACGTGAAGCAGGTGCAGTTTTTGGTCAAGTTATGGGATATGAAAGGCCGAATTGGTTTGATCCAGATCATGTTCCCAGTCCTGGTAAATAAAACAATGCATTCTTTATTGGttgtagttatttttaaatgctaGTCAGTCTCTCGAAATGGTAAATTAAACCCATGTGGAAAAATGTCtgtcaaaactaaaaataaaataacagttcttaaatttttactttttcttaatAAGTTTGAAAAAGTCTTATAAACTCAGAATAACTTTTAGTTTGACGTAAAAAGTCAGAGTAATTCCAAgatttgaatacaattttttttgtttgtagatCATACTTCAGTTGTTGGTACACGACCATTTAGAATTGCGtacacaaaaacattttataaaccaCCATGGTTTGATCGTGTCGCTGCAGAATATGCAGCTTGTAGAGAAACAGTTGGTTTAAGTGATTATTCATCATTTACGAAAATTGATCTTTGGGTTAGTATTACAAAACATTTGCCTAAACTTACTTAATGCTTTTTGAAGCGTTGCTACTTGAAAAGAGGGGTTATCTTGTAAGTAACCATTTTGTGATAGAAAACAAAATGGTTACTTACCCTGTAGAACACAgcgaattaaatattaaatgataataattaaattttaacttgattTCAGTCGAAAGGCAACGAAATTGTAAGAGCACTTCAATATGTATGTTCAAACGATGTTGATGTTCCCGTTGGAAGTATAATTCATACAGGAATGCAAAATGAAAATGGAGGCTATGAAAATGATTGTTCTTTAGCTCGATTATCACCAAATCAGTATGTATCTTCAAATTAACGTTTGCTAAAATGTCAATGTtactaatatttacaaaagagaattataattattcttctcacaagcagtatgttaggaatgattctttataaatcTGAAAccatattttatcgttgtatcGTTTTAAATTGAAGTTTCCCAGAGAAGTGGACAGTTAAAagctagtttttaataaattgatttttacagTTACATGATGATCGCACCCACAATCCAACAAACACGATGTAAAGTATggttacaaaaacatttatcaaaGGATCGTAGCATTGCAATGTCAGATGTGACCAGTATGTTTACAGCAATATGTATAATGGGTCCATTCACAAGAACGTTACTATCGGAATTAACTGATACCGATTTAAGTCCgaaaaatttcccatttttcaCATATAAACTACTGGATGTGGGCTTAGCAAATGGTATACGTGCTATGAATTTAACACATACCGGTGAACTTGGCTACGTTCTATATATACCAAATGAGTTTGCTCTgcatgtttatttgaaattaattgaagTTGGACAAAAGTATGGTTTACAACATGCTGGTTATTATGCAACGAGGGCGTTACGTGTTGAAAAGTTTTATGCGTTTTGGGGACAAGATTTAGATACGAAAACAACACCATTAGAATGTGGTCGATCATGGCGAGTTAAATTTGATGTGAGTTTCTTTACTTTATATACTCATTCCTTCATCTGAAAAAAGccgaaattttcacggtttttgcagacaaatgaatataatttgtttatttttcagagAGGTATGGATTTTATTGGACGAGATGCTCTTTTAAAGCAACGAGAAGAAGGCGTAAAACGTAAAtatgtacaattattattaacggAACACGATCATGAACTTGATTTATGGCCATGGGGTGGTGAACCTATCTACCGAAATGGAAAATATTGTGGTCAAACGACAACAACCGGTTTTGGATTCACATTTAAGAAACACGTGTGTCTtggatttattcaaaatttaaatcagaaaaatGAACCAGATATTGTAACGAACGAGTATGTTTTGGATGGAGACTATGAAGTTGATATTGGTGGCATTAGGtaagattttatataaatactagcttgatactcgcctGCTTCGTATCAAGCCTAATTTTTTTCGCGTAAACGTAACAAACACTGTACacattcatttattaatatattttttatttatttgatctgTTTAGATTTAGTGCCAAAGTACATTTACATTCTCCGAATTTACCTACGAAATATCCAGATCAAGAACGAGAAGCTTATAAAGCTACACGAGATAAAACTAAAGAAGAACCATTGTTAATAActgttgataaataaaaaacttattttatgtaaatatgtaatattgtaTTGAAATGTTTTACTGTAAATTcaactgaattaatttttattttaaacaaatagaaagaaatgaaaaaaaattacacaaaaatcgGGACTCGATCCAGGATCCTTTAGATATCCGCTCTAGGACGTAATCAATTATATGTAACCTTTTCGCGTCTTATTCTATTTGTATGCTTATACACAAACAGTTCCCACTGCTCATATAAAagatacaaattacatatttttattatgaaatcaaatttgtatattaatattaataatttataagtcgAAAGTTAAGATGTCAAAAGCTATTAAACCTTTACGTTATACTTTTTTTGCCACGTTATTATTTTCACccttctttaataaaataaaatgtaataaagtgTAATAAAgttggtaattaaaaaaaaaataagagtgACTATTATATTTCACCTTTTTATGCAATCGTGGAAGACATCCATTAATTTCATTTCACAATTCTGCCGGTTCAGAAGAAACAATCAAGTACGCGTCAGCAGTGCGCGTCAGACGCTCAGCCTCGGCCGCAACGTAGGAATCATACTTTTACGGATTTAATAACGAGCCATTATtcagttttcttttaattacaaaaatagatTAACTAACTtaacttttgaaacaaaaagaGTAATAGGTAGGTATAATCAAAGAGTATAAAATAGAGGAGAGCGTATACAGGCACGAGTGCCACCTGGTATTTGGATCCTGTAAATACTACAGTATTTACAACAGAATCGGTACGCTATTTAAATTACGGAGGTGAAGAGTCTTTATGGTTGGACTCAAATCACTAGAGACGTTGAAACTCGTAGGTATACTCTTTTTTAACATTGCCAATAATGGGATCTTTCTcctctatcttatactctttgggtataatattataagattataaaa
This region includes:
- the LOC123296996 gene encoding pyruvate dehydrogenase phosphatase regulatory subunit, mitochondrial isoform X1, which encodes MLPKSIQICKNNLQIVRHVSSKFPSTDIADLGDNNAPPPSNAKVVICGGGVMGAAVAYHLAEKGWGSETTIIEKGRIGGGATWHHAGLVGAYKPSLAQVKLAQSSIELYKTLEAQGFSTGWKQCGSLNIARSKDRMTVFRRMKAQAIAWNIDCELVTPERCHELCPIIKVDDIEGALWIPGDGVGDPYKICVTLIKQAKMKDVKVIENCAVTRIIQENDEVVGVETEKGTIKCDYFVNCAGFWAREVGQLTEPYVKVPLHACEHYYLHTKPIPKLNPMTPVVRDLDGYIYFRENHGRLLAGGYEPNAKPAFEDGSIQVSETDRYLPEDWDHFHILLEQLLKRIPLLGNAVLERLCNGAEAFSPDCKWIVGESPEIRNYLVAAGMKAVGISAAGGVGRATADIIINGYTNYDMYELDISRFLGLHNNRKFLRDRVKEVPSIHYGLPYPLHEFETGRNLRMSPIYPALREAGAVFGQVMGYERPNWFDPDHVPSPDHTSVVGTRPFRIAYTKTFYKPPWFDRVAAEYAACRETVGLSDYSSFTKIDLWSKGNEIVRALQYVCSNDVDVPVGSIIHTGMQNENGGYENDCSLARLSPNHYMMIAPTIQQTRCKVWLQKHLSKDRSIAMSDVTSMFTAICIMGPFTRTLLSELTDTDLSPKNFPFFTYKLLDVGLANGIRAMNLTHTGELGYVLYIPNEFALHVYLKLIEVGQKYGLQHAGYYATRALRVEKFYAFWGQDLDTKTTPLECGRSWRVKFDRGMDFIGRDALLKQREEGVKRKYVQLLLTEHDHELDLWPWGGEPIYRNGKYCGQTTTTGFGFTFKKHVCLGFIQNLNQKNEPDIVTNEYVLDGDYEVDIGGIRFSAKVHLHSPNLPTKYPDQEREAYKATRDKTKEEPLLITVDK
- the LOC123296996 gene encoding pyruvate dehydrogenase phosphatase regulatory subunit, mitochondrial isoform X2 — encoded protein: MLPKSIQICKNNLQIVRHVSSKFPSTDIADLGDNNAPPPSNAKVVICGGGVMGAAVAYHLAEKGWGSETTIIEKGRIGGGATWHHAGLVGAYKPSLAQVKLAQSSIELYKTLEAQGFSTGWKQCGSLNIARSKDRMTVFRRMKAQAIAWNIDCELVTPERCHELCPIIKVDDIEGALWIPGDGVGDPYKICVTLIKQAKMKDVKVIENCAVTRIIQENDEVVGVETEKGTIKCDYFVNCAGFWAREVGQLTEPYVKVPLHACEHYYLHTKPIPKLNPMTPVVRDLDGYIYFRENHGRLLAGGYEPNAKPAFEDGSIQVSETDRYLPEDWDHFHILLEQLLKRIPLLGNAVLERLCNGAEAFSPDCKWIVGESPEIRNYLVAAGMKAVGISAAGGVGRATADIIINGYTNYDMYELDISRFLGLHNNRKFLRDRVKEVPSIHYGLPYPLHEFETGRNLRMSPIYPALREAGAVFGQVMGYERPNWFDPDHVPIVGTRPFRIAYTKTFYKPPWFDRVAAEYAACRETVGLSDYSSFTKIDLWSKGNEIVRALQYVCSNDVDVPVGSIIHTGMQNENGGYENDCSLARLSPNHYMMIAPTIQQTRCKVWLQKHLSKDRSIAMSDVTSMFTAICIMGPFTRTLLSELTDTDLSPKNFPFFTYKLLDVGLANGIRAMNLTHTGELGYVLYIPNEFALHVYLKLIEVGQKYGLQHAGYYATRALRVEKFYAFWGQDLDTKTTPLECGRSWRVKFDRGMDFIGRDALLKQREEGVKRKYVQLLLTEHDHELDLWPWGGEPIYRNGKYCGQTTTTGFGFTFKKHVCLGFIQNLNQKNEPDIVTNEYVLDGDYEVDIGGIRFSAKVHLHSPNLPTKYPDQEREAYKATRDKTKEEPLLITVDK